The following is a genomic window from Burkholderia cepacia ATCC 25416.
TCGACGGAACCCTGCGCGGGCGGACCGCTGCGCGCGGGAGACGCAACCGATGCAACCGGCGTGGTCGACTCCACCGATTCGCGGCCGGCGCACGCGCCGCGGGCGCTGCACTGACGGCGGCTGCGCCTGTCGACGTCCGGCCGCCTCCGATCGGCGCTTGCCGGCCACGAACGCGGCGCGGGACGCATTACGCGCGCGGCTTGCCGCCCTGCTCGCGCCACGCCCGCGGCGACATCGCAAACCGCTCGCGAAACACACGACTGAAATGCGACATGTCGTTGAATCCCCAGCGCAATGCGACGTCCGATACGCGCAGCGACGCGCATTGCGGATTCGCGAGATCCTGCGCGCACCGTTCGAGCCGCAGGTTCCACACGTGACGCATCAGCGACGTCTCCTCGGCCTCGAAGAGCTTGTTGATGTACCGCGACGAAATCCCGATCGAGCGCTCGATCATCATCGGGTTCAGCTCCGGATCGTGCAGGTGCTCGAGCACATGCCGTTTCACACGCGTCAGTGTCAACGCCTTCATCCTCGATTGCGCGAGGTCGTTGCGTTGCATGCCCCCGAGCGTCATCGCGATCAGCGTGATCGCGGTATCCGACAACTGCCGCATCTCGTCCTCGGTCACACTGCGGATCTGCGACGACATCTGCTCGAGAAACGCACGCATGACGCTGCCGACGCCGTCCCCGGTTTGCGTCGGGCACGCCGTGCGGTGCTCCATCCCGACGACGAGCTGGTTCAGCGTCGCACGGGGAATGCTGACGACGATCTCGCGCCACGACTGGCCGAACTGCAGGTGGTGAGGCCGTGTCGCATCGTAGATCGCGAAATCCCCGGGATGCAGCGTGACGATCTTGCCGTCCTGTTCGACCGACTGGCTGCCCTCGAGCATCAAGACCCCGAAATACTTGTCCTCGTACTCGCTGCGCGCCTGGCGATAACGCCGTATCACGGCCTGCTCGCTCGCGTGGATTTCCGAGATTCGCATCTTTTCGCACTTGCGCTGCCGCACCCGGCCGAAGAAATCGGCTTTCTGCACGGCCGCGATCTGCACGTCCGCGAACAGGCGCAGAATCGTCTCGCGCCAGAATTCGATACGCTGGCTGACCGAGCCGTCGATCGGCACCTCGATGGCCGCGTTCGTCCGTTCGTCCAGCGGGCTGCCGGACGCCGGAACGGGCGCGTCGCCGCGTGCGGCGCGCGGGAAAGGACGCATCGTCATGGTCGTGCCCCACATGGGTTAGCAAACACGCAGCCGACAGCGTGCCCGTTCAAAAGCGCATTGTCCAATCGATGACCGCGTACACCGCGTGGCCGGTCGAACCGGCACGCGGCGCGGCGGCGGCATGCTACCGCTCCGGGCATGTCATGCGCACGTCGTCCGACGCCAGTCGGACGACTGTTCATACGCATACGCAACGCGGTAGAGCGTCGCCTCGTCGAAACGGGCGCCCGACCAGTTGCAGCCCGATCGGCAGATCGTCGGCTACCCCGCACGGCAGCGACATTGCCGGATGCCCGGACACGTCGAACGGCGCGGTATTCGCGAGCATCTCGAACGCCCGCGTCAGCGACTCGGACATCGCGCAACCGGGCTCCGGCAGCTTCGACGCGCGCATCGGTACGGTCGGCATCAGCAATACGTCATACGACTGCAGCGCCGCGTCGTAAGCCGATCGCAAGCGTCGCGCGAGGTTCTGGCACTTCGCGTAGTAACGCCCGCGATACCGGCTCGTGAAGTATTCGCCCAGCAGCATCGTCACCTTCACGGTATCCGGCAACTCGTCGGCGCGCTCGCGCCAGCCCGCGTGATGATCGATCATGCCGGTCACATACAGGCCGCCCCAGTTGAACCCGTGGCTGTTGCCCTTCATCATCTGCTGCGTCGCGCCCTCGGCCGCAATCGGCAGCCAGATCGCGGTGCCGGCCGCATGCAGCGGCACCGACACTTCTTCGACGCGCGCGCCCAGCTTGCGCAACCGCTGCGTGGCGGCCCGCACGGCCTCGTCGACCACTTTCTCCGAATTGGCAAGCCCGAACGCCTCGCGCAGGATGCCGATCCGCAATCCCGCGATGCCGTCGCGGATCGCGCCGAGATAGTCGGCGCGCGGCGGCAACGTCCGTTGGCGCGGATCGAGCCCGTCGTCGCCCGCGATCACGTCGAGCAGCAGCGCGTTGTCGAGCACGTTGCCCGTCATCGGCCCCAGATGATCGACGGTTGCCTCGATCGGCATCGCGCCGGTGTACGGCACGAGCCCGTGCGTCGGCTTCATCCCGTAGATGCCGCAATAGGCGGACGGGATCCGCACCGAGCCGCCCTGGTCGCCGCCGAGCGCCATGTCGACCTCGCCGCTCGCAACCAGCGCGCCGCTGCCCGACGACGAGCCGCCGGACGAGTGCCCTGCCTTGCGCGGATTGTGCACCGGCCCCGACGCGCTCGTGTGCGAGCCGCCGGAAAAGCAGTAGTACTCGCAGGTCGACTTGCCGGC
Proteins encoded in this region:
- a CDS encoding helix-turn-helix domain-containing protein, encoding MTMRPFPRAARGDAPVPASGSPLDERTNAAIEVPIDGSVSQRIEFWRETILRLFADVQIAAVQKADFFGRVRQRKCEKMRISEIHASEQAVIRRYRQARSEYEDKYFGVLMLEGSQSVEQDGKIVTLHPGDFAIYDATRPHHLQFGQSWREIVVSIPRATLNQLVVGMEHRTACPTQTGDGVGSVMRAFLEQMSSQIRSVTEDEMRQLSDTAITLIAMTLGGMQRNDLAQSRMKALTLTRVKRHVLEHLHDPELNPMMIERSIGISSRYINKLFEAEETSLMRHVWNLRLERCAQDLANPQCASLRVSDVALRWGFNDMSHFSRVFRERFAMSPRAWREQGGKPRA